The genomic window AACACCGGCATCGACAAATTTTTCGACAGGCATTGATTCTCCTGTCAACGAAGACTGGTTGATAAACAAATCCTTCGTCCAAATCAGCACAGCATCTGCCGGAATCATATCGCCTGTTGCCAACGTAATGATATCTCCCGGAACCACTTCATCCATCGGAATTTCTCTCGTTACGCCCTCTCTGGTTACTGCTGTCGTATTTTCAATCAGTTCTTTCAATGCCAAGCTGGCTTTTTGTGAACGATATTCTTGGATAAACGTGATGACAACACTAGCCAAAATCATCAATCCCATTACAATTGCTGCTTCAAAGTCCTTAGTTAGTGCGGATACAATCATCAATAATGCCAGTACATAAACAAATGGATCTTTGAATGCTTCAAGGAACATCAACACAGCAGGTGTCGGTTTTTGAGCAGATATCTCGTTCGGACCATATTCCTCCAAACGTTTTTCTGCATCTTCTTCAGACAATCCTTTCTCAGATGTCCGCAATTCCATCATCAATTCTCTTTCAGACAGCAGAGCTAATTTCTTTAGCTCTTGTTCTTTTGTTCCTTTTCTAATTTCTGTTAATTTTTTATTCATCATGATACTTTCCCCCCGTATTTTACCTGACGGAGAAAGGAAACATTCTATCTATCCAGCCAGGTAAAGATTATTTTTGCTTCGCCTCTGATGTGGGTCTTCCATGATAATCTTCCTCTCTGTACGCTTATTTAAAAATCAAATATTCTGAAAATCATTTATGCAGTCTTTCGTAGCTTTTCAAAAAACAAACGAAAAAACCGCACACTCAACAACAGAGTATGCGGCATTAAAAGGCATAATTATCTTCTCCATCGTTGAGCTTTAGCACTATAGGGCGTAGATAATTTCTTATCAGCTACATTATGGATGACCTTCACGACCATCCCTGTTCAACCAACTAAGAGTCTCTCGATTCTTTCGCGGCAGCAGCATATGTCCATATAGGAGCCTCACCTAACAATTCATCTATTCAATTCTTCAATCAAATTCATAATAAATGATTCTCTAATAAAAGTCAAAACAAATACAACCGTTTTTTTATTTTTTTCATTGTTATTGATTCGCTATTTATGACAAGCATCGATTTAGAGTGATTACAAATTTCCTTTAACCATTATATATAATTTTAAATATTCTTGTTATATTTATTCGATAAAACAATTAGATAAAATTGTTAAAAAGACAAAAAAATAGTTAGAATGCTAAAGGATATATGCTAAAATAAATGGTGGTATTCATCTCCATCCTACCAATAAGAATGGAGAAGTTAAATCAATTTACTCAAAATGCCATTCTAGTTATTGAAAAATGATATTTATGCTCACTATTTATAAGGAGAGAAAAAAATAAAATGAACAGACGTTCACGTCACCACATACAAGAGCAGAAACAAGGTAACTCTAGCCTATATATTATCAGTGTTATTGCCTTTATTTTTCTATTTATTCTTAACTCAATTACTTGGTATACATCAGATGATTATATTTACCATTTTTTTTACCAAGATTTCATGCCCAATAGTGCAACAAAAGAAATTACAGGACTATGGGATTTGCTTCATTCCCAATGGAATCATTACTTGACATGGAACGGACGCTTTGTTGGACATACATTAGTACAGCTCTTCATGCAGTTTGACAAAGTTTATTTTAATATTATCAATAGTATTGCATTCATCCTATTAGCATTAGTCATTACTGCTATCGTGTCCAATTATAGAAATAGCAAAATCACAGGTTTTCATTTTGCTATTACTTTAATTCTCCTTTGGTTCTTTATTCCCGAGTTTGGAAAAACAGTACTTTGGGTTTCCGGATCAGGAAATTACTTATGGACAGCCTTGATATATTGCTCAGTTATCCTGTTCTTTCTAATAAATAACAATAAAAAGAGCAGTTGGATGTTATGTTTAATCGCGTTTACTTTTTCATTTTTTGCAGGAGCGACGAATGAGAACTCTGGTCCCGCAGCTATTAGTATTTTGGGTATCTTTTTTTTATTTAATTATTTTGACAATTATAAAATAAGGTTTTGGCAGTTAGGTTGCATTATTACTGGATTTGTTGGAAGTTATGTATTGATACAATCACCTGGAGCAAAAAATAGAAGTGATATAAATATTGATTGGTCTCAAATAAAACATTCTATATCTCAATTACAAAAATGCTATTTTGAACATTTAAACTTGTTACTGATAATTTTTTTCTTACTCTTCTTAGTTTTAATCCTACGGAAGATGATTAAAAAAAATGACTTGATATTCCTCTTCGCATTTTTAATCGGATCTGCTGCTTCACTTTATTCTTTAGCATTGTCAGACCAATACCCATTGAGAACACTTTTTGGCTCTGTTGTTTTTTTGATTATTGCCACAATATATTTAGTAGATATCCTATTAAACTATTACAAAAATCACGTTATCTTTTCTAGAAAACTAAAAGCAATATTCCTTATTTTGTGCATAGTCCCATTCTTAGTATCATATAGTTACGTTTTCATTGATAATTATAATACCTATAAAACAGTAATACGGGGTGTAAAAATAGTAGAGACTAGCGATCCCGATAGTCATGTGATTATTTCAATTCACAAGCAAACTGACAATCTATATAATGCTTACAATGGAACAAATAATTTGTCCGAATCTCCTG from Enterococcus sp. 9E7_DIV0242 includes these protein-coding regions:
- a CDS encoding DUF3329 domain-containing protein → MNRRSRHHIQEQKQGNSSLYIISVIAFIFLFILNSITWYTSDDYIYHFFYQDFMPNSATKEITGLWDLLHSQWNHYLTWNGRFVGHTLVQLFMQFDKVYFNIINSIAFILLALVITAIVSNYRNSKITGFHFAITLILLWFFIPEFGKTVLWVSGSGNYLWTALIYCSVILFFLINNNKKSSWMLCLIAFTFSFFAGATNENSGPAAISILGIFFLFNYFDNYKIRFWQLGCIITGFVGSYVLIQSPGAKNRSDINIDWSQIKHSISQLQKCYFEHLNLLLIIFFLLFLVLILRKMIKKNDLIFLFAFLIGSAASLYSLALSDQYPLRTLFGSVVFLIIATIYLVDILLNYYKNHVIFSRKLKAIFLILCIVPFLVSYSYVFIDNYNTYKTVIRGVKIVETSDPDSHVIISIHKQTDNLYNAYNGTNNLSESPDAWFNSWMAKYYGVKSIEGRVEE